Proteins found in one Chloroflexota bacterium genomic segment:
- a CDS encoding WXG100 family type VII secretion target, with protein sequence MAADVVQSDYERLAQVAKQLQKLHDHQTQMEAMVRQTYQQLRSTWQGDAAVAFFAEMDDSIFPTLKRLQTALTTASTVTTQISQIFRQAEEEAAKGIKFDGGGSAGAAASAAGATGAGAETANASAAAGPTTPVGPDSYGDFKVGPPQRPNIHHDNGFLDKFKPTSPTVEDYLTLTEWRALLHGSKAATRLGIKDLDDANDAYEHFLDGNGADRRFNLDEYIAEDPSGKMALDNMTRDAMLAAENIGPGRDSFQMTSNRAYAVGVGDPNHPDYGRFPYPETENWQKAIGAHSAWTSSNVQVTINPDGTRHYRMEMTVHAEDRYNFNPGANDITTGIPDSANGRFEITGLAHQYMNYGDTTRVVEWNEGDPLPGMSTTDPDSRDLGDRRGINSPRPAPRGIRTEGDSQRPLNDMVREKVGR encoded by the coding sequence ATGGCAGCAGATGTTGTACAAAGCGATTACGAACGCTTAGCTCAAGTGGCGAAGCAGCTCCAAAAGCTGCACGATCACCAAACCCAGATGGAAGCCATGGTCCGCCAGACCTACCAGCAACTACGCAGCACATGGCAGGGTGATGCGGCGGTGGCGTTTTTTGCTGAAATGGATGATAGTATTTTCCCAACCCTCAAGCGGTTGCAAACAGCCTTAACCACGGCGAGCACCGTGACTACCCAGATCTCGCAAATCTTCCGCCAAGCCGAAGAAGAAGCTGCCAAGGGCATCAAATTTGATGGTGGGGGAAGCGCTGGGGCTGCTGCTAGTGCCGCTGGAGCAACTGGAGCAGGGGCAGAGACCGCAAATGCCAGTGCAGCTGCCGGGCCGACAACGCCAGTTGGGCCTGATAGTTATGGCGATTTTAAGGTTGGCCCACCGCAACGGCCAAATATTCATCATGATAATGGCTTTTTGGATAAATTTAAGCCAACCTCGCCGACGGTCGAAGATTATCTCACCCTGACCGAATGGAGGGCTTTATTGCATGGTTCTAAAGCCGCTACTCGGCTTGGAATTAAAGATCTCGATGACGCGAATGATGCCTATGAACACTTTTTAGATGGCAATGGAGCAGATCGACGCTTTAATCTCGATGAATATATTGCTGAAGATCCTAGTGGCAAGATGGCGCTCGATAATATGACCCGTGATGCCATGCTTGCAGCCGAGAATATTGGCCCTGGCCGCGATTCATTCCAGATGACCTCAAATCGGGCCTATGCGGTTGGGGTTGGCGACCCTAACCACCCTGATTATGGACGCTTTCCGTACCCTGAAACCGAAAATTGGCAAAAAGCGATTGGTGCACATAGCGCTTGGACAAGCTCCAATGTGCAGGTGACCATCAATCCCGATGGTACGCGCCACTATCGCATGGAAATGACAGTCCATGCCGAGGATCGCTATAATTTCAACCCAGGTGCCAATGATATTACAACGGGTATTCCCGATTCGGCCAATGGTCGCTTTGAGATTACCGGGTTGGCCCATCAATATATGAACTATGGCGATACAACGCGTGTGGTTGAGTGGAACGAAGGTGATCCACTGCCTGGGATGAGTACCACCGATCCTGATAGTCGCGATCTTGGTGATCGTCGTGGAATCAATAGTCCACGGCCTGCCCCACGTGGGATTCGGACTGAAGGCGATAGCCAACGCCCACTCAATGATATGGTTCGCGAGAAAGTAGGACGGTAA
- a CDS encoding DUF4919 domain-containing protein, with protein MTLNDVAYQYWSQPSREHFMALREAVMASANYSPNISPNEVASAAFTKGDYPTVIRQLRSLLPGALLSPGLHNLLATAYNELGDKENTLREATMAKTVMDGILMTGDGSREQPYYVLSIQDEYDVLGFLGKQSQRQTLVHDQDQNLDLHICEDQSWVWFEVSSLIVLEGK; from the coding sequence ATGACATTAAATGATGTAGCGTATCAATACTGGTCGCAACCATCGCGTGAGCATTTTATGGCGTTGCGTGAGGCAGTAATGGCGAGTGCTAATTATTCGCCAAATATCTCGCCCAACGAGGTCGCCAGTGCAGCTTTTACCAAGGGTGATTACCCAACGGTCATTCGGCAATTACGCAGTTTGTTGCCAGGCGCATTGCTTAGCCCTGGGCTACATAATTTGTTGGCGACCGCCTACAACGAGCTTGGTGACAAGGAAAACACCTTGCGCGAAGCAACCATGGCCAAAACCGTTATGGATGGAATTTTGATGACTGGCGATGGTAGCCGTGAACAGCCCTACTATGTGCTCTCAATCCAAGATGAGTACGATGTTTTGGGCTTTTTGGGCAAACAAAGCCAACGCCAAACCCTCGTCCACGATCAAGACCAAAACCTCGATTTACACATCTGCGAAGATCAAAGTTGGGTTTGGTTTGAAGTCAGTTCGCTGATTGTTTTAGAAGGAAAATAG
- a CDS encoding WXG100 family type VII secretion target: MAADVVQSDYEQLGQVATRFQKLHDQQTQMEAMLRQTYQQLRNDWKGDAAVAFFGEMDDSIFPALKRLQTTLTAASALTTQISQTFRQAEEEAAKGIKFDGAGVAAGGGAGAGASFSAEGGSFDAGGGGGGGLDPAISARWATLTPAEQAAVLQSISNEICDKYGIEHVPVTVSDLADPPGLDLFGYRNDQGVFIDLDNMGDPDRVLNTVAHEVRHEVQRQMANLANPSNFDKFLRSIGIQAEPTWPMNDVTEAMANEWHENFNNYITPESDFAGYESQPLETDARNYGETYRDNLTLSDFERHIPTPKPEPVPVPTPGPTPTPPTATPTPTPVGKTK; encoded by the coding sequence ATGGCAGCAGACGTAGTACAAAGCGATTACGAACAGCTCGGTCAAGTGGCAACGCGCTTTCAAAAGTTGCACGATCAGCAAACCCAGATGGAAGCTATGTTGCGCCAAACCTATCAGCAATTGCGCAACGATTGGAAGGGCGATGCTGCCGTGGCCTTTTTTGGCGAAATGGATGACAGCATTTTCCCCGCCCTCAAGCGGTTGCAAACCACGTTGACCGCCGCCAGCGCCCTAACCACCCAAATTTCCCAAACCTTTCGCCAAGCCGAAGAAGAAGCCGCCAAAGGGATTAAATTTGATGGCGCTGGCGTAGCAGCTGGTGGCGGGGCTGGCGCTGGCGCTAGTTTTTCGGCTGAAGGTGGGTCATTTGATGCTGGTGGTGGTGGTGGCGGTGGGCTTGATCCGGCGATTAGTGCACGGTGGGCAACCCTTACTCCAGCAGAACAAGCGGCGGTGCTCCAAAGCATCTCCAACGAAATCTGCGATAAATATGGGATTGAGCATGTGCCAGTCACGGTTTCCGATTTGGCCGACCCACCAGGCCTAGATTTGTTCGGCTATCGCAATGATCAAGGCGTGTTTATCGACCTTGATAACATGGGTGATCCTGATCGGGTTTTGAATACCGTGGCCCATGAAGTTCGCCATGAGGTTCAACGCCAAATGGCTAATTTAGCCAACCCTAGCAACTTCGATAAATTCTTGCGCTCAATTGGCATCCAAGCTGAACCCACATGGCCGATGAATGATGTCACTGAGGCGATGGCCAACGAATGGCACGAAAACTTCAATAACTACATTACCCCAGAAAGCGATTTTGCGGGCTATGAAAGCCAACCATTGGAAACTGATGCCCGTAATTATGGCGAAACCTATCGCGATAATTTGACCTTGAGTGATTTTGAGCGTCATATTCCAACGCCAAAGCCTGAGCCAGTGCCAGTGCCGACACCAGGCCCAACGCCAACGCCGCCGACTGCCACCCCAACGCCAACGCCAGTCGGCAAAACAAAATAA